ATCCATCGTTAAATGATTGTGTCGAACTAGTATATGATCCATCGTTAAATGATCGTgtcaaactttgaattaaTGAGATATGTACAAATTATATAGTGAAATTTGTGAAATGTTATTGGAACAACAAATCATGTGAAATTTTGGGGTCCTTGAGGAATGGGAGAACCTTAACCTTTTCcactcatttttttcttctcctttcattttttaattccaaaagtgcttttaaaaaagtcccattttccctttctcccACCGCCACTCTTGTTCCTTCTTTTCACTTCAATATTTCCTATCACCTTTTCCACCTTCAAAGCAGCTTTTCCTTCGAGGTAAGCTATGagttatgattatttttaagGCCTAAAATGTATTAGATGAGATTAGtcttactatttaaaaatagttgagTAGTTATATGTATCAtgataaaagatatttttaaatagtgtttttttttttttgttaaatttgtcgTTCTCAAACCAAACGATCATGTTATAAGTTTTTGTAgtatagaataaaataaaatttcaacacTAATTGACAATAAAAAAGAGTAACTTACCTCCATCTAATAAAGTGTGAAattatttgacttttttaaaaggtaTGATCTTCAATATAGTAGCCATCAAATGTTATACAcattataagatttttttgttttttcaatatcaGATTCTTGACACATTCTTTGAATATGATACTCTTTgaattcactattttttttatcatgcattttcttttcatgtatGTTATAATATTAgattgtaaatagtttattagtTAGTGAGTGAAGTGTTTATAGACCTTGAAATAGGATCTTATCTTAGACCATAGAACCAAAAGATGTTTGGTGTTGAATTTGGCACTTTTGTGAATTGCCCATCAACTTTTTAGCTGTCGAGCTCAATTTCGTATGTCATATCAAATATGGACTCTTGTTTTATTTGTCTAACAGTGTGGGAGCAAACACAATGAACTAAGGTAAAAAATGGTTAGCTGGGATTTgcaaaaatcacttttttttctctttttgtatGTTATTCATTTATGAATTCTAGAACATCGTAACATCTAAACTGAAATTTGTGGatttattatgttttcatGAATTATTAATACATCTTTTCatattgaagttttaattattatgactACCAGTCATTAAAGTCTCTGTTTGAGATTTGTTGTGAATGGACATGTGATTCAAAATGGTAATCTTATCAACttgtttacaaaattttactaaacaCAATCGaagttattatataaaaaaaaaaacaagatttagatttgttttaattgattCATGTTTATAGGAAGTCAATTTATAAAAggtgtttaattattttaaattcatcaCAACACAATATGAgtgaaaaagttaaataaatgttagaaatttaacaaataataatagttaaattaactCGTTTagattaagatttaaatatttttgtcaatatcTACCTTGCAAACATTAtgcatttctttattaatttgttgaatACTACCCTCCAAGATAAAGGGAGGGTAGAACAGATTGAGTGAAGTGTTGTGTTAGGCAAATATGACTTGAAATGACCTTAATACCcttcaaatattcttttaattatataactaaTCTTCCATCAAATCAACCCGACGTCGTCGTCTCATATCTACCCTACCGTTTCATGACTACTCCACAAGGACTTACCACATAAGAACAACCATATCAATATTGGACCTCAACAACTCTTAAATTTATCTCTATGAATCATCAGTATCTATCGATTTCACtccacttttgtaattatctatattcacataaaaaaatataattaaaaaattaaaaaaaatatttttaatataatttatttaatttttattattatatttcgtaaatagtttcatttttcttatttcttgaaaaaacaaattaaaaattaaagagaaaataaagaaagaagattatTGGGTTTTATAGGTTTGGTTacatgatatttattttcttagaaaatGATTCCAACgtagtataattaattagcGTTTTAAAGTACgaaaatttgatgatttatatataaataattccACATTTTGATATTGTGAATGTTCATGCAGAGTTCCAATGGAACCGTTGGATAAACCAGCGCCGAAGTCGTCGTCACTGGCGCCATTTCCTCGGGACTCGCGAGGATCCTTAGAGGTTTTCAATCCCTCCTCCACTTACTCGTCCCGATCGATCAATTCCATCCCTCGGACGAACCCAGCGTGGCCCAATTGGGCGGAGCCACGTAGCAGTGCGGAGTCGGATTCAACCAAACTCCCCGCTAAACCGCCGAGTAAAACCGGCGAGGAGATTACGTCATGGATGGCTTTCAAGGACTCAAACCCTTCCCCTTCCCCTTCCCCACAGCCCTCATCCCCACTCGCTCAAAAAACCATCTCGGCGATTCTGAGCGAAAAGTCGCCGTCGGGGAAGACGCAATCGCAATCGCAATCGCAATCGGCGGACGAAGTGGGTTCCGCCGCCTTACGCGCCGCCGAGTGGGGATTGGTACTGAAAACCGATACGGAAACTGGGAAGCCGCAAGGCGTTGGGGTTAGAACTTCGGGCGGCGATGAACCGAATACGAAACAGGAAAACTCGCGAAGGACTTCGAATAATTCGGTGCGGAGTTCGGGCGACGAGATGTCGGAAGAAGGGGGAAGAGAAAGGGGGATTCCGAGAGTTTCTGAAGATTTAAAAGACGCTTTGTCGACATTTCAACAAACATTTGTGGTTTCTGATGCTACTAAACCTGATTATCCTATTATGTATGCTAGTGCTGGATTTTTCAAGATGACTGGCTATACTTCCAAGGAAGTTATTGGAAGAAATTGGTGAgtttcttcttcgttttcaactttctttttttcttcaaatcccCCAATTTTTGctgtttcaaattttgttttctttctacaCAGATCCATACGTACGTTTTCTTCTTCCTGAATAATGCTCGATTCAAATTTCAGAAACAGCAAGTGGAATTTTCTATGTAAACTATAAAGATGTTTGTAAACAAATTTGTATTGAATTCATCCTTTAGCTTTTTAGTAATTATCAAactgaagaaagaaattgacaGTTGGATGAAGTGAACtattgtatgtatgtatttggtaattatttgatttttagtttttgaaaattcagaTTTCCAaccagtttttgtttttaaaatttggatgagaatgaaagatatttgaaagaaCAGAACAcgattttcaaaataaaaaaatcaagcttATAATTGGtaaacactttttttgtttttcatttttgaaaattaaacaacacCCATTtcacttctaaattttttatcttatcaTCCACCTTTTGCCATTTCTTTagagaaaaaaccaaaatttaaaaacttgttttgtttcaGACTTTGGTCAAGAACTCAACTCTTTTACTACTCTAAAATGCAAACTATCGTTAAAATGGAGACAAAATAGGCATTAagttcaaaaaccaaaacttaaaaacaaaatggttagcTCAGATAAtccttccttttccttttttttttttttttttttttgtgtttaatttatacttctttcttttccaatttccaattataatttttactaagaaaacatttaaatttattgtcaaatattaaaaacacaaaCCCATTTTTTGCaacataatttgttttactatttttgaacTTTGTTTGATTCTTGGAAGTATTTGTAGAAAATGGACAACAAGACGTATAAatgtatatttgaaatcagtggcatagatttaaattttgaaaataaaaaactaaagaaacaacaaaGCCTTGGAACTTATGAGGTTCGAAggttgagatttttttaaaaaaattagaagtttgAGGGTTAAAATATAATGGGAATTTGAATTGGATATTGCAGTCGATTTTTACAAGGTGCAGATACAGACCCAGAAGATGTGGCCAAGATCAGAGAAGCTTTACAAGCTGGGACAAGTTACTGTGGGAGGTTGTTGAATTACAAGAAAGATGGGACCCCTTTTTGGAACCTTCTTACTATTTCACCAATCAAAGATGATGATGGCAAAGTTCTCAAACTTATTGGGTCAGTTTTCATTTCTCCCTCGAAAtcctcttttcatttctcgtttactttttttctttttccttcctgtCTTTGCCGTTCAATTCTCTGCATTTTTCTCTCTGTCTAAATCTTCTTGACATCTACTTACtcttttagttatatatatatgttagcTTGCATGCATTTTGATCAATTTTATGGGataattatgtttagaaaatttgtagTATATTACACTTAGCCACTATGAATTGAACCCATTCAATTTTGATGTTCCCTTTATTGGTAGATTGAAGAAGTAGGCGTAATAATTCTGTTTTGAGTGacaaattgtaaatttaaatgtcTATGAACTTGTGTTGCCTTGTTTATTCATTTAGTTGTGAGAAAAATTGTCATTATCTTGTTGGAATGAGTTGGTTTAAGAGCGTGTTTAGAATGATCgtttaaacacttaaaatcaagatttgatttcatttagaAGCATTTTTGGTTAACTTGCAAGTTTCATTTATGAACTTTGaagtttgtgtttatttgattggatctctcataaattcaaattgaaattttatatttgatgcAACCACACTAAATTTTTAATCGTTTGCCTTTCTAATTAGTGAATTTTAACAAATCTAGAAGTTTGTggactaaatttataatttttgaaagGTTAGAGACCAAATAAGTGTGAACCTCAAAACATTTGTAAACACTTAGAGAGTCATTCCAAGCAAGCTCTAATGCTATTCTAGGAGGGACAAAAGTTGACGTGATGTTCAATTGAGGACTAAACGGTAATTTCATAATAGAGATTGGAAGTGATAGGTAGAAAAGGTGGGACAAGATATGGATATGAATTCACGAGAGTGTACTTttcgagttttttttttgagagaaaaaaaaaactgaattatggaagaaaaattcCAAAGCCATGAAATAAGGAGGCAGTATGAGTTGGATATGATCAATGTCTGATGAAGAGGAAGATTTTGGCATATGGGCAATTGCCAAAAAATTCAAGTAGTTATGATGAAAGAGTTTGATCTATGTTATAacttgcaaaagaaaaaaaaaacatatcacATGATGAACTAGAAGTAGGTATTTCCCAAGTCCctctaataattaaaatatcaactaacttttttcatttaatttttgtatattacTATTATTGTCCATTTGGGGTACCTGTCTTTGTCCATCTTGCTTATTGATTCAATGCTTGATTGTGATGGAATGTGGGCCTTTattttcctcctctttttgttgcatcatcttcttcttcttcttcaccatttGATCTTTGATGGACTGTGATTGATAATGGCAAAGAATGTTGGTTAAGTGCGAATTTATTAGAAGATAATGAGATGCTTATCCTTTGACCTttgaccttttctttttagttaagAGATTCCATTCGAAGATGGATTGGTAACtactttgttttctaattttggtgttttaaaaatttaggtttcttccttcaatttgattttcaaggttttatttttatctttttgtttttgttttcaaaacttcGTAAAAGTGAATgatataacataaaaattgagAGGTAAAAGTATAAGGTCTTAATTTTCAAGAGCAAAAAGATCAATTGGTCAACAAATTagacttagtttttttttttttttttttttgaatttatgcctttttttccaaattttcttaccatgattttctttttaatttctgaaGGAAAATTCGAATTCTAGtgaaattatatacatattacATTAGTAGGTGATGAATTACAGAACAACCGAGCTAAGTAGGATGAATAGTATTTCCAGGTTtgatttttaagaaataagaacaaaaaaaaaaaaaaaacaataagctCTATGGTTATTGAAGAGGgtctaaaatcaatttatttgaaacaaaGAAGTCTAAATTATTGCTAGGCTAGTTTATGAACtttcatatttgtattttataggCTACCAAACTTTGACAAGTGTGTTAAGTCATTAATAAGTTTTTGAATctaaactaatattttgaaaattagtaatCCTATTAAACTCAAAcattgaattaaaattcaatttatatattaaaatgtattagagttgagaaattttgaagaatgtaAAATGTAGTAATAGTGAAcccaaaagttgaaaaagggATTACgtaaagtaatttaaaaagtttgtgtGTTGAGGTGGCAGAATGCAAGTGGAGGTGAGCAAACACACAGAAGGATTCAAGGATAAGATGGTCCGTCCCAATGGGTTGCCAGAATCATTGATTCGTTATGATGGTATTCTTTTTGggctcttcttttctttcgttttttttttctttccctttttctctctatttccttcattattatttattttgggaccccattatttttataaattggaAGTTGGAACCcatctaatttaatttgatgtttattgGTAGCCCCCAGTGAGTAAATATATctgaacataaaaaaatattttttttggaagaataTGAATTTGCTGAGAGTTTggtgtttgaaaaaaaaaaaaggaagaaatttcTGATTTTGAGATGAACATTTGTATTTATCTAATGAAATTTGATATACACTTCCATTATAGCTTTTTAAGACTTGTTTTTAACCCAATTGATAGAGAATATCAACGAATTATGGAAGTTTCTAACCTGtctatgatatttttatatgagTGTCTTTCTATGTCAATCTCACTTAGCtgctatttttattaatattttgattcaattacgtgaaaaaaagagaagaagaaaaaagagattatTTGTCAtaagatttgattgtttttaaatatagcaaatgaatttaaaaaaatgaacatagCAAAATGTCACTCTAACTTAATAACAGATTATGATAGATACTAATTAATAGACTACTACTATCATATAATATGATTGAAGATTTATTAATAGTtggataaaattttcaatgagGAATACTCATTGAATTAGATTCTAAAATAACTCTACTTTGTCAAAATATAACTAAGTTTCGGGCTTGAATGCTCTATCCTACACATTATTGAGCCCAGGGTGttattttagactttttttagttctaaaatatttgtaaccatttatctaaaacaaaagttaataCCCCTCTTAAAGTAACTCTGGAAATCTTTCTACTATAAAATTTCatactcttttttcttaacattttaacataaatattaatttttttcctttaatttttaaaatttaggatgGTTTTTGCacatatcaataaaatgtaGATAAATTAAGAGGTGAAAACATAAgcttaatctttttaaaagaaaaaaaaaaaaaaaatcaaagagtAACCAAACGTGGTGTAAACTgtttgaagtaaaaaagaattaaaaataggGTAATTTTGGTGGCAGCCCGTCAAAAGGAGATGGCAACCAGTTCGGTAACGGAGCTTGTGCAGGCGGTGAAAAGGCCTCGGTCTCTAAGTGAATATAGGCCTCGAGCTCTAAGTGAATCTATGAACCGGCGGTTATTTAGAAAGTCCGGGGGCGGGGGTGGGGGTGGTGAGGGGGGGGGTAAGGATGAGAAGGACAAACTTGAACCGACTATGGTGAGACGGAAGTCTGAGAGTGCAGCAGCTCCAGCAGGTCGACGATCGCAGGGAGGAAGTAGAAGGTCGATGCAGCGTATTAATGAGGTGCCGGacaaaaaacccaaaaagtcTAGCCATCGTTCATTTATGGGGTACGTTTTATTCATttccataaaataatatatgttttatatcTAATTGGTTACGTTTTATAAGTTTTACTCTTATAATAATCACCTTTTACTTcaaccaaaacaaaagcacttttataaattctaatcaacatttttttttgtactaaaaaattttatttttgttctaaattttTCTTCTGTGAAAATTTTAcgaaatttctaaaaaaatatttataagtatgGTAAAAGTATATTACGTTCTTACTTGTttattgctatattttgtaaatattttgattcattttgttatatttgaaaagttttttttaaaaaaaagttctatttttaataaataaaatctaaatatttaaccgttaattaacaaaatactgtttttaaatatagcaaactgaaccaaaatatttataaaatatggtaaaatatCACTTTAAAATAGACGGTGATAGATTAATATATGTGTCTATTTGTATCATGATAGGCACAAATAGTATTCTATTACATatagatattgatattttgatatatttataagtatttttagaaattttgtcactcaaaataatttctctttaaaaaatctattcatttatgtgagtttttttttttcatatctaaAGACTGATTTTTCaagggttttttcttttaaaaaaatgctcAGGTGTATCTTGGGTTGcacttaattaaaatttgagacatatcattttttgagattaaaaaatactttttctaaaataatagttaaCCAAAATTTAGTCTCACAAATTTAGGcctttaaaatttgatataattatacatattaaaaaatatattaggaAAATTATCCAcgttgtaataataataattaggctccctttaattgtttaaaagaaaaatcttaattttcataCAATTCATGAAAAGTGTTTGTAAGTTGCCAAAATTGATAGATGAACTATATCagaagtttattaaaaaagaaaaaaaaattaactataatatttttattcatcatCTCAagaaatttgctatattttataaatcttttggtttatttggctatatttgaaaatgcctatacatacatatttatttattttaatttaagaaatttaattaatttttatgtaaaCTCAACAAtcagtttttattattattattttttataatttttatgttagttatttgaaattgaaatttatcatttaaatttaattaataatcacAGTTAAATAACAATGGGAGGATTTTATAGAAATCTATTCTGAAGAGACGAATTTAGTTTAATAGTTTACAAACTAACTATTAAACTAACTATTAATTGGATTCCAAAcgttcattttatttatcaacagCTCATAATTTGTTTACACAATTTAAAACTCTCATCAAATCAAAGGTAACTTATaatacaaacattaaattaaaaaaaaaaaagtatgggGAATTAATCATCCAAAACTGATTCTGAATTCAACTCTTTTACTATGTTAAAGACGGATACCTTTTTCATAGTTAAAAGAGTATGTTTGTGAGTTTTAGTTGGCCTGCACAGATATCTCttattaacaaatttagaCTTGGGAGTTTCTTATATGATTTTGTCTTATGATTAAGGATTATGAGGAAAAGTCaatcaaatgttgaagaaagCTTTGACATTGAAGAAGGTTCGGATGACGAGAATGAGTCCGACGACGATGTTAGACCAGATAGTGTCGATGACAAAGTAAGGCAGAGGGAAATGAGGAAGGGTATTGATTTAGCTACTACCCTTGAACGTATAGAAAAAAACTTTGTGATTACTGATCCTAGATTGCCTGACAATCCCATTGTAAGATTCTTACTTCAACTCTTAtcatattgattttaaataacacATGTGTAATGAAAGTATTAAGGGAgttaattgtttattattcatattcaGATATTTGCATCTGATAGCTTTCTGGAACTAACCGAGTACAGTAGAGAAGAAATCTTGGGAAGAAATTGCAGGTATGCTCAAACTTCTTCACTTTAGATGGTTCCTCAAATGATTTGGATCATATAACTATGGAAATTGTAGTTGAATCAAACTTACAATATCTGTTATTATTATGGATTTGTAGATTTCTGCAAGGTCCTGAAACTGATCGAACGACCGTCAAGAAAATAAGAGATGCAATTGACAATCAAACAGACGTTACAGTGCAGCTTATTAACTACACAAAAAGTGGTATGCTTGTTCTTCATGGAATCTGTGAATTCCAATAAGCTGGCTTTGAATGGAGAGCTATTCATTAATTACTTTGATGTTTGTTCGAGTGTTATGCAagactatttttgtttttgtttttgaatctGAATTCAGGTAAGAAGTTTTGGAACCTGTTTCATCTACAACCTATGCGTGACCAGAAGGTACCCTTTTCTGAAGATGAAATTCTATATGATGTTGACTTGTTAACTTTCGATATTTATATCTTGTATCGTATGGATATCAAGAGGCTGTTTTTTGAATAACATGGCTATAGTTTGAGCTGAAAAAAGTAAGTACTTGCTTTTGCAAACAGGGTGaagttcaatattttattggaGTTCAACTCGACGGTAGTCAACATGTGGAACCACTAAGCAATTGCATAGCGGAAAGTACTGCAAAGGAGGGCGAAAAACTGGTTGGTTGTCTCTAATATGAACCTCACCATGCTTTAAGATTATCCGCATTCAAAATCTAATTGTGCACACGATGAGTAAAAAGTACTCTACGTTGAAGAATGGCTTGCAATTCATTTAACTTGACGTTGCTTGTTGTCTACTGGCAGATAAAAGAAACTGCTGAAAATGTTGATTTGGCAGCCAGAGAACTTCCTGATGCCAATTTGGTATGACGAATCCTTGTATGCATCTGCTGCAACAATTTGAAAGTTTCTGTTTCTCACATGAAATTTCTGCAACTTACAGACACCAGAAGATTTATGGGCAAATCATTCTAAGTTGGTTCAACCAAAACCTCACAGAAAGGATAGTCCTTCTTGGCAAGCTATCCAGAAGGTAGTATTCATTTTACTTTGTTCTCTTTGCCTGAATTATATTAccttcaaaacataaatactTCCAAAGAGTAATTCGATCCCTCTTGCAACCATACTCGTATGCCTTCCAAGTTCTagatagtttaattttttacagTATAGCCGGCTTGTTGTGTAATCTTTCTTGAATTTCTGCTACTGTCAGTTTAGTAAAATTGTTGCTATCTTCTTCTGTGCTACAGATTTTGGACAGTGGAGAACAGATAGGACTGAAACATTTCAAGCCAGTGAAGCCTTTGGGATCTGGTGATACTGGCAGGTTCGTTTTTTCCCCCATTTTTACTGGTTCTGTTCAGAATGAATCGATGTTAATTTATCAATCAAACCCTTGTATCAACAGTGAGCACCAATCACTATTTAACTTGTTTACATTATTGGCTGCAGTGTGCATTTGGTAGAACTGTGTGGAACTGATCAATACTTTGCAATGAAGGCAATGGATAAGGGTGTCATGCTCAACCGCAACAaggttttgaaatattttgatttaagttCATCAATGTTTTCCCTTGGTTTATATTAGTAATTCAATTGCATTTCACTTTAGTCCTGGAAGTGAATGAGACCCTTAtatgttttcctttctctgGTGGATCCATTGAAATTTGGAAGCATCGCAATATTTTGTGGAAGAATctgaaagaaatatataggATTAGAAAGTAGTTGAGTCGAAATTTGAGGAAGATTTTCTCTTTAATGCTTCATTTGATAG
This DNA window, taken from Cucumis sativus cultivar 9930 chromosome 6, Cucumber_9930_V3, whole genome shotgun sequence, encodes the following:
- the LOC101214662 gene encoding phototropin-1 isoform X3, which codes for MEPLDKPAPKSSSLAPFPRDSRGSLEVFNPSSTYSSRSINSIPRTNPAWPNWAEPRSSAESDSTKLPAKPPSKTGEEITSWMAFKDSNPSPSPSPQPSSPLAQKTISAILSEKSPSGKTQSQSQSQSADEVGSAALRAAEWGLVLKTDTETGKPQGVGVRTSGGDEPNTKQENSRRTSNNSVRSSGDEMSEEGGRERGIPRVSEDLKDALSTFQQTFVVSDATKPDYPIMYASAGFFKMTGYTSKEVIGRNCRFLQGADTDPEDVAKIREALQAGTSYCGRLLNYKKDGTPFWNLLTISPIKDDDGKVLKLIGMQVEVSKHTEGFKDKMVRPNGLPESLIRYDARQKEMATSSVTELVQAVKRPRSLSEYRPRALSESMNRRLFRKSGGGGGGGEGGGKDEKDKLEPTMVRRKSESAAAPAGRRSQGGSRRSMQRINEVPDKKPKKSSHRSFMGIMRKSQSNVEESFDIEEGSDDENESDDDVRPDSVDDKVRQREMRKGIDLATTLERIEKNFVITDPRLPDNPIIFASDSFLELTEYSREEILGRNCRFLQGPETDRTTVKKIRDAIDNQTDVTVQLINYTKSGKKFWNLFHLQPMRDQKGEVQYFIGVQLDGSQHVEPLSNCIAESTAKEGEKLIKETAENVDLAARELPDANLTPEDLWANHSKLVQPKPHRKDSPSWQAIQKILDSGEQIGLKHFKPVKPLGSGDTGSVHLVELCGTDQYFAMKAMDKGVMLNRNKVHRACAEREILDMLDHPFLPALYASFQTKTHVCLITDYCPGGELFLLLDRQPTKVIKEDAVRFYAAEVVVALEYLHCQGIIYRDLKPENVLLQSNGHVALTDFDLSCLTSCKPQLLLPAANEKKKQSKTQQTPIFMAEPMRASNSFVGTEEYIAPEIITGAGHTSAVDWWALGG
- the LOC101214662 gene encoding phototropin-1 isoform X2 translates to MEPLDKPAPKSSSLAPFPRDSRGSLEVFNPSSTYSSRSINSIPRTNPAWPNWAEPRSSAESDSTKLPAKPPSKTGEEITSWMAFKDSNPSPSPSPQPSSPLAQKTISAILSEKSPSGKTQSQSQSQSADEVGSAALRAAEWGLVLKTDTETGKPQGVGVRTSGGDEPNTKQENSRRTSNNSVRSSGDEMSEEGGRERGIPRVSEDLKDALSTFQQTFVVSDATKPDYPIMYASAGFFKMTGYTSKEVIGRNCRFLQGADTDPEDVAKIREALQAGTSYCGRLLNYKKDGTPFWNLLTISPIKDDDGKVLKLIGMQVEVSKHTEGFKDKMVRPNGLPESLIRYDARQKEMATSSVTELVQAVKRPRSLSEYRPRALSESMNRRLFRKSGGGGGGGEGGGKDEKDKLEPTMVRRKSESAAAPAGRRSQGGSRRSMQRINEVPDKKPKKSSHRSFMGIMRKSQSNVEESFDIEEGSDDENESDDDVRPDSVDDKVRQREMRKGIDLATTLERIEKNFVITDPRLPDNPIIFASDSFLELTEYSREEILGRNCRFLQGPETDRTTVKKIRDAIDNQTDVTVQLINYTKSGKKFWNLFHLQPMRDQKGEVQYFIGVQLDGSQHVEPLSNCIAESTAKEGEKLIKETAENVDLAARELPDANLTPEDLWANHSKLVQPKPHRKDSPSWQAIQKILDSGEQIGLKHFKPVKPLGSGDTGSVHLVELCGTDQYFAMKAMDKGVMLNRNKVHRACAEREILDMLDHPFLPALYASFQTKTHVCLITDYCPGGELFLLLDRQPTKVIKEDAVRFYAAEVVVALEYLHCQGIIYRDLKPENVLLQSNGHVALTDFDLSCLTSCKPQLLLPAANEKKKQSKTQQTPIFMAEPMRASNSFVGTEEYIAPEIITGAGHTSAVDWWALVEKNDGYYNNYQRNPENHRQTNQQIADKAY
- the LOC101214662 gene encoding phototropin-1 isoform X1, whose translation is MEPLDKPAPKSSSLAPFPRDSRGSLEVFNPSSTYSSRSINSIPRTNPAWPNWAEPRSSAESDSTKLPAKPPSKTGEEITSWMAFKDSNPSPSPSPQPSSPLAQKTISAILSEKSPSGKTQSQSQSQSADEVGSAALRAAEWGLVLKTDTETGKPQGVGVRTSGGDEPNTKQENSRRTSNNSVRSSGDEMSEEGGRERGIPRVSEDLKDALSTFQQTFVVSDATKPDYPIMYASAGFFKMTGYTSKEVIGRNCRFLQGADTDPEDVAKIREALQAGTSYCGRLLNYKKDGTPFWNLLTISPIKDDDGKVLKLIGMQVEVSKHTEGFKDKMVRPNGLPESLIRYDARQKEMATSSVTELVQAVKRPRSLSEYRPRALSESMNRRLFRKSGGGGGGGEGGGKDEKDKLEPTMVRRKSESAAAPAGRRSQGGSRRSMQRINEVPDKKPKKSSHRSFMGIMRKSQSNVEESFDIEEGSDDENESDDDVRPDSVDDKVRQREMRKGIDLATTLERIEKNFVITDPRLPDNPIIFASDSFLELTEYSREEILGRNCRFLQGPETDRTTVKKIRDAIDNQTDVTVQLINYTKSGKKFWNLFHLQPMRDQKGEVQYFIGVQLDGSQHVEPLSNCIAESTAKEGEKLIKETAENVDLAARELPDANLTPEDLWANHSKLVQPKPHRKDSPSWQAIQKILDSGEQIGLKHFKPVKPLGSGDTGSVHLVELCGTDQYFAMKAMDKGVMLNRNKVHRACAEREILDMLDHPFLPALYASFQTKTHVCLITDYCPGGELFLLLDRQPTKVIKEDAVRFYAAEVVVALEYLHCQGIIYRDLKPENVLLQSNGHVALTDFDLSCLTSCKPQLLLPAANEKKKQSKTQQTPIFMAEPMRASNSFVGTEEYIAPEIITGAGHTSAVDWWALGILLYEMLYGYTPFRGKTRQKTFANILHKDLKFPRSISASLNAKQLIFRLLHRDPKNRLGSREGASEIKRHPFFRGVNWALVRCMNPPELEAPLFQTTDGEKDANKASDFDPKELELSVF